One genomic window of Nicotiana sylvestris chromosome 10, ASM39365v2, whole genome shotgun sequence includes the following:
- the LOC138879791 gene encoding uncharacterized protein encodes MDVGIIVKRRKMSARERLRIRWGALTKDKAQELERRLSAMGAWMSSGDVSTMWSTTIDYIREAAREVLGVSTGISDRHKGDWWWNEVVQGKVEAKKEAHQMLVGNICEEDRRVCMERYKISRKEVKLAVTEAKTAAYGRMYKELGKKAGIRNYLGWPS; translated from the coding sequence atggacgttGGTATTATAGTGAAGAGAAGGAAAATGTCTGCTCGAGAAAGACTAAGAATCAGGTGGggagccttaactaaggataaagcccaAGAGTTGGAGCGACGATTGTCGGCTATGGGAGCTTGGATGAGCAGTGGTGATGTGAGCACTATGTGGTCAACGACAATAGACTATATAAGGGAGGCTGCGAGAGAGGTATTAGGGGTCTCGACGGGCATCTCTGACAggcacaaaggagactggtggtggaatgaagtggtACAAGGTAAAGTAGAAGCAAAGAAGGAGGCACATCAAATGTTAGTGGGGAACATATGTGAGGAGGATAGGCGAGTGTGCATGGAGAGGTATAAGATATCTCGGAAAGAAGTGAAGCTGGCAGTCACAGAGGCTAAGACTGCGGCTTATGGCCGTATGTACAAGGAACTAGGGAAAAAGGCGGGGATAAGAAATTATTTAGGCTGGCCAAGCTGA